ctgctcatccccgagctatgtgttacaagtgttacgatgaatcaaaactccctcaccacaaggttagcccttaatgaatttcaggcctcctgctactctcaccacaggagtcagtccgctctaaatgagactaactggccccttagagtgtcaggatacagtccttaccttgaatccttacttagttatacagatggggcaccaccatggacacccactaacaaggccatgggattacgtcccgaccattgaagcacAGCCCTGGGAACCTCACCTAAAGATCCTCAAGGACTTACGCACTGACACAAATCCAGCAAGCATAAAACCACAATAGGAGAATATTAATCATGTCCACATTCCCACGTCCATCTCAACACGATGACACCTCATTTGTATCGCATGTTTAATTCTTACCATTGGTCACCACCCCTTCATGAgtatagggcctcatctcataacAATAATGTGTCCCTTTAGTTTCAAACCACTCATTAATTTCTCATGCCAAGACCATACCTAACCCGTCATACGTCATTCATAATTCATACCAAACATACAAAATACTCTATTATACACATGTccatcatcacacaatcatacTTAACCAAAATAGATCACTCGGGAACCATCAAACATCCAAATCATAGCacagtctcgcccagcacctcgctcaggcagaggagtctcgctcaggcgagctccccctccgcctaggcgagggcacaAGAGTAGGAGCATGagcaacacgggatctcgcttaggcgagatccctctcgcctgggcgagttgcctgctcgctcaaaagttgagcgagtcgcctgggcgacttttccTGCGAACTGGCCAAGGTGAGCCCttgcttgtctcgcctaggcgagattgggtcgcctgggcgagatttaCAGATCTCGCCGTTGTTTCACCTGTAACCGCCATGTTTTCCGATCAAATAACACATGCAAAGTACTTCCACACATCAAAACGACAGATTCAACCATGCAATCAACAATCAACCATAAACAGTTCCAAAGGAGGACTCGAAACcagaaccctaacttcccgtacctggaaaaggcTAACAGTTGGGTTTTTGGGCACGAACAAGAACCACAGCAGCTCCTAGAGCCCGATTCGCAAGTGAGCAGAACAATGGCCAAGCCAAACGTGAATCTGAAGAACGtcggaaccctagcagaggtaaAGACGACTGTGGCTCAAGGCAAGGACAAAGCTTTTTTTGAGAATAGTAAGGGACtttaggtttagggcagacctaagaaCTTAtatgttgggccggccttaggcccatttacaagggcagcccactaacctTAGGGCAGAAATAAAAATGGGTTCTTACAATCATTTAAATATTCCTTTTTTGTCTAAAAGACTCATCTTTAGTCTTTACCCTGATTAttggaaaaaaggaaaaaaatatccTAATGGGAGAAGCTTATGGCTTTTTGATAAGGACTGAGCTAAgcagaaaagaacaaaacatcAAATGAAAGATATTCTTGCAACACTAATCATAAGACAATACATTAGTTGATTTgtattaaatttatcttatataaattatatttttcataacctcatatcaaatatttataacatatataacttgCTTTACTTTCTTAAAGTTAATTTAGATTTCGTTTTCACCCAGTCTAAATTtaatgctaccaaattttaaatgaaaaataatttatgaacattttaattttgtctatatttattatatagttttttttctatctttctcATCATATCACATAAcctataaatttatcttttttattatctttctaAATGTATTTTAAGTATTAATACACCTTTTTAGTACCCATGAATCATTATTAGTGTTAAATTTTGTTGACAATAACGTTTTCCATGCAAATAATGGTTTTGCTCCTAATCTATGAAAAATAAGTTTAACGAGATGAgacaaaaatgaaataaaatctgAATTACTAATAGGTGAAAGAAAATCTATTATATTTGGTAGAGAtgatagagaaagaaaaaaagataagaaaagaattagtgaaagaaaaacaatatttcaactaaaaaaatgagtataaagaaaaaatattttatttagtattaatgtttttattaattattattaatattattttattaattatttattactgtTATTATAATAAACAAAGTAATAGAGCTAGAAAATATActataatatattacaaaaaatcaATTTACTTGCCTAATCAACTATAAATATGCGTGTGTCAAATTCTTTTCATTGacaaaaatacattattaaaaaatatttaaaacactCCAATCCATATATTTTAAACCATAATTACTTAaccttttctttaatatatgataaatgCTATGCACACACATCTGGCCCGATTAATACTAAATCTGCGCACTCCAACGTATTTACGAGACTCAAGACTCGCCAAGTAACCCACCCTGATTTCAAAAACGTGAAAGTCAAGTTACtcaaatttctaaaagaaaaaagttattttaacacctttttcaattttgacttccattttacatcaaatttaataataaaatattttattaatgttataaaaataaatatatgtaaaatattataataaaataatagtattgtGAAGTGTTAAATGGTAGTAATAGAAAATTTGTAGTGTCAAACTATCACTGTTCTTTCTAAAACGAATTTCTATTTAAtacaatttctttctttttcttactttaagtattttaaatgaatttaagaGTTAGCAAATACCTGTTCCTACAATCATTTGGATTAAACtgccaaattaaaatattgctCTCTAAATGTCATTAGCCTTTATGTCAGCGTTTATTTCCTCTACTGTGATCCAATAATTAACCTACTAATCTTATACATAACACTTCCCATTTTGTTTTACATCTGTTCAAATATCATGTCAATAACTCCGGGTGTTTGTTTCCATCTATATGTATGACAATGTGAACAGTTGCTCTATGATATATATATCTGTCAATATTACTCTGCCTTTTGGTGCCAATAATACTTAATTCACCCACAATGTTTAAGTTTCCTTTAATAGGTATTGAGGTATTTTATTATCTAGTTAGTTATAATGCAACTTTTTGGGTATATACACTAGTTATTTGAgtggtttgatttattttacTTCCCTGAATTTCAGATcatcttatatttaattataaatgcaatagttacaaaatttatataaacgAACTCTTTTATAATAAATCTGTAATGGCAACCATGCTCAAAAGCAATTATTTAGATTATTGACTTCCGTGGTCGGTTATAACATTATTTCCATTTGAAATTCTTAAAGATTGCtgatacaatttatttttgctGGCAAGATTCCATTTGGTTTTGCACACTCAACAATATTACATTAACGTAAGATACACTCACATCTCACAACTAGAGAAGGTGAGAGTGTCGAGAATagttcaagtgtgagtcaaagttttatattggatagaatagacaacgttaaacactatataagaataaagatacATAACaccattgttttcaaattttagtataaaactAGTATCAAATACCTCATATGTATAAtactaatgtcatatatatcTAGAACTACAATCTTTGAATAACCATGAAGATAACCATAACATATGAAACATAACCCAATATCCCAACAGAGAGAGAAACATAACCGAATAACCCAAGAGAGAGAGATGGTGTCaaactttttttatcaaatatttgtaAGTTCAATCCAGAACTTGGATAACATTTAGGCATATCAGCAGGTGGTGGAGGGACTGAAGTTGAAGGCATTGGTCCGTTCCCAACCTCAAAAGTCATGGCTAGTCCCCACGGCACATGATCTTCCATATGGCAATGCATCAGCCAAACCCCTATAAGTAAATCAACTCATTAGTTTGTCACCATATATAGTCTAGTTCATACACCTACATCTCAACAATGttactttaatatttacttgcagaatatttattttagtttaacttaatttgaatgtttatgaatttcaaacaaaaagtaACTGAAACAATCAACATAAAGAGACTCAATACCTGGATTGTCTGCGCGGAATCTGATAGCAGCCCATCCTCCCAGAGGCACGCCAACAGTGTTACGTAATTGCGGGTTATTCACATTAAAATTGGCTCTATCTGTGTCGTTGTCAAAATTCCCGAATCCTTGAGCCAAAACGTGAAAGTCATAACCATGAAGGTGCATGGGGTGGTTTTGCCCCAGAAGAAGTGCGGTATTCTGAAACACAATTTCCACAGTTGAATTGAAAGTGAGTTTCTTCGCCTTGGTTGATTTTGGAGCAAACAGAAGGCTCGTATTATAAGCATTGTCCAGATTGGTGAAGTCAAACATAAGTGGAGGTTTGTCAGGGAAATCTGTAGTGTACACTCCACTCACATTATTGTAGAAAGCTTCCAACATAGACATCTTTATACCCGCGGGGATCGCAAACGACTCGTTGTTCATGCTCGCAGAAGTCCTGTGACCCAATTCGCCAGCACACGACTTATTGGAAGCATTCTTGGAATCACACAGTTCTAGGTTAAATCCAATGGTAACCAACATGTGTTCATCAACATCAACCGGCACCGGAACCCAGTGTGGGGCCCCCACCTTGCCCGTCACGTTGCCGTAGAATTTAAAAGTCGTGTCTGTGTCGTCGGCGGGTGTCATAGTTGGCATTATGGGCTCTGATGATGGTGGCGCATTGTCGTAAATAACTGTGCCACGGGCTATGTTCTTGTCGTGGTCATCGAAATTAACAACGTAAGGAGAGGCTACCATGTAGTACGAACCGTTGGGTTGGTTCGCTGTGAATAACACGTCAGCACTCTGACCAGGGGCAATAACGATGATGTCGGTGTAGTAGTCTTCGGTGTATGAGGCATCGACGGCAACAACTGTGAAGTTGTGGTTTGCAATCTTAAAGAAAAGGTCGTAATTGAGTGCAGCGTTGATCATTCGGAGCATGTACGTCTTTCCATGCTTGACTTTCATCTTGAATGTCTCTGAATTATATACAAAAgatcaaatttgaatttttgttgcACATTTAGAgactcaaataataattttgttgtttcaaaaattaaatttacttatTGTGTATTTATGTGTGAAATAATCATTTTTAGCTGTAGTTAATGAAGCCAACATACCATCTTCAGTACAGTTGAGAAGACCACTGGTCAAACCATTGATTGTAAAGGCATAAGATGTGTTTGGCCCACCACCAGTAACCTGTGCTTCGGCCGTAATATCCTCAACATTAGAATTATACAAATCTCctgcatttaaattttaaaaaaaattaaatatgaacaaaattaCGATATTTTGAAGTATTGCAGAATATAAGATGGTGTATGAGCTAGATTTCCATGGTAGACAGAGAAAAATGTGTTATATaaaggtaaaagaaaaatttcaaaacaaaatagcAAACTAACAAAGTTCTTATAGCAATCTTGTTAGGATATATAtctaaaagaaatgaaattagTAGGTACCTAATATAATAGGAACTTGTTTGTACGGTTTAGGAAACAGAAATTTGCCCGAACGAGGGTGAATGATGAAAGCACCATGAACAGTTGCGCGTAAATATGTTGCATGAGCATGCCACCATAGTGTTCCTTCTTGTTGTGTTACGTTGAATTTGTATGTGTATTTACTATTTGGAGGAATTGGACACTGAGTTACATATTCAGGACCATCTGCCCAAATACTAAACCGCTGAAACACTCCATGCCTGCACATTTACTTCCAAATTCCAACCTCAGCGATGCATTATTTGTTTATCAAATCAAAaactttctcttaattttcgATGTTTGTTTGCTAAAGTATGAATTGTTTACCAATGAAGAGTGATATCGTATGGTCCCTCGTTGAGAACATGGACAATTACAGTGTCTCCTTCTGTCACATTTATGGTTGGTCCAGGGAAAAGTCCGTTCGCCGTGACAATCACTTGCTCTTGACAAAAGCGTTTGATGGTCGTATTCTG
This region of Vigna unguiculata cultivar IT97K-499-35 chromosome 5, ASM411807v1, whole genome shotgun sequence genomic DNA includes:
- the LOC114184354 gene encoding laccase-7-like, whose protein sequence is MKLLEFWLACAFALLASSLASAAIVEHTFRVSSSHIRYIIHVLSFTLERITLCRGMFILLQFHVFQIQNTTIKRFCQEQVIVTANGLFPGPTINVTEGDTVIVHVLNEGPYDITLHWHGVFQRFSIWADGPEYVTQCPIPPNSKYTYKFNVTQQEGTLWWHAHATYLRATVHGAFIIHPRSGKFLFPKPYKQVPIILGDLYNSNVEDITAEAQVTGGGPNTSYAFTINGLTSGLLNCTEDETFKMKVKHGKTYMLRMINAALNYDLFFKIANHNFTVVAVDASYTEDYYTDIIVIAPGQSADVLFTANQPNGSYYMVASPYVVNFDDHDKNIARGTVIYDNAPPSSEPIMPTMTPADDTDTTFKFYGNVTGKVGAPHWVPVPVDVDEHMLVTIGFNLELCDSKNASNKSCAGELGHRTSASMNNESFAIPAGIKMSMLEAFYNNVSGVYTTDFPDKPPLMFDFTNLDNAYNTSLLFAPKSTKAKKLTFNSTVEIVFQNTALLLGQNHPMHLHGYDFHVLAQGFGNFDNDTDRANFNVNNPQLRNTVGVPLGGWAAIRFRADNPGVWLMHCHMEDHVPWGLAMTFEVGNGPMPSTSVPPPPADMPKCYPSSGLNLQIFDKKSLTPSLSLGLFGYVSLSVGILGYVSYVMVIFMVIQRL